A genome region from Alkalimarinus coralli includes the following:
- a CDS encoding FMN-dependent NADH-azoreductase, whose product MHTLLRLDTSIFSGQGVSTQLSDALLSQLKSANPTLRVIHRNFAEQPVPHLDGMWLQSLMEPEETRSEAQHKMADFSDQLISELQEADTLIIGLPMYNFGIPSMLKAWFDHVARAGTTFKYTNTGPVGLLDDKKVYLVTTRGGIHKDQPSDTQIPFVKTFLQFLGLTNIEVIYAEGLNLGDDIRNAAIASAKQSIDNLVAA is encoded by the coding sequence ATGCACACGTTACTGCGACTCGATACGAGCATTTTTTCCGGACAAGGGGTTTCAACCCAGCTCTCAGATGCACTGCTTAGCCAGTTAAAATCGGCTAACCCGACACTCCGAGTTATTCACCGAAACTTTGCTGAACAGCCCGTTCCTCACCTTGATGGCATGTGGTTACAGTCTTTGATGGAGCCAGAGGAGACCCGTAGCGAAGCGCAGCATAAAATGGCCGACTTTTCTGACCAACTTATCAGTGAACTACAAGAGGCTGACACCCTAATCATAGGGCTACCGATGTATAATTTTGGCATTCCGTCGATGCTAAAAGCCTGGTTTGACCATGTCGCGCGTGCAGGAACCACCTTTAAGTACACCAATACCGGCCCGGTCGGTTTACTTGACGATAAAAAAGTCTATTTGGTAACAACCCGTGGCGGTATTCACAAAGACCAACCTAGCGATACTCAAATCCCGTTTGTAAAAACATTTTTGCAGTTCCTGGGGTTAACTAATATTGAGGTCATTTATGCTGAAGGGCTCAATCTGGGTGACGATATAAGAAATGCCGCGATTGCATCAGCAAAACAATCTATTGATAACCTAGTGGCTGCTTGA
- a CDS encoding LysR family transcriptional regulator, producing MRAPRISLEQWAAFKAVVDEGSFAKAAEILNKSQSSVSYTISKMEELLPTPVLEQQGRKAVLTEAGRVLYRKATNLLKEADNVELSAQLLAKGWEPEVTVAVDLLVDLDPLIRALAAFSKESSSTRIVVLETTLSGTDEALLERRADIVLSPKVPPGFLGKPIGQVEMLPVAHPHHPLFSLKDGVTEPELRQHRQVVFRDTGIKRQQDAGWLGAEQRWTVSNSATSIKIVKRGLGFAFIPRHLIEEELKTGELKRIPLVMDARKSLPLYLILSAMENAGPACKALAAKITEQFVKEYHA from the coding sequence ATGAGAGCACCCAGAATTTCCCTTGAGCAGTGGGCTGCATTTAAAGCCGTGGTTGATGAAGGGTCATTTGCCAAAGCTGCCGAGATATTGAACAAGAGTCAATCAAGTGTGAGTTACACAATTAGCAAAATGGAAGAGCTTCTGCCTACTCCGGTATTGGAACAGCAGGGCCGTAAGGCAGTGTTAACAGAAGCTGGGCGGGTTCTATATAGAAAAGCGACCAACCTGTTGAAAGAGGCGGATAATGTTGAGTTGTCTGCGCAGCTGTTGGCTAAAGGTTGGGAGCCTGAAGTGACGGTAGCGGTCGACCTTCTGGTAGACCTTGATCCGTTGATCAGGGCGTTGGCGGCCTTTTCAAAAGAGTCTTCTTCTACTCGCATTGTCGTGCTTGAAACGACACTATCGGGCACCGATGAAGCCCTGCTGGAGCGTCGGGCCGATATTGTTTTGTCACCTAAAGTCCCTCCCGGGTTTCTTGGCAAACCGATAGGGCAGGTTGAAATGCTGCCGGTCGCACATCCACATCACCCTCTGTTTTCACTAAAAGATGGCGTAACTGAACCAGAGCTGCGCCAGCACAGGCAAGTGGTCTTTAGAGATACCGGCATCAAACGGCAGCAAGATGCAGGTTGGTTAGGGGCCGAGCAACGCTGGACAGTCAGTAACAGTGCTACATCGATCAAAATTGTAAAGCGAGGGTTGGGGTTTGCTTTTATCCCCAGACATTTGATCGAAGAAGAACTTAAAACTGGCGAGTTAAAGCGTATCCCGTTGGTAATGGATGCGCGAAAGTCACTGCCGCTTTACCTGATTCTATCGGCCATGGAAAATGCCGGGCCTGCCTGTAAAGCGTTGGCAGCAAAAATAACAGAGCAATTTGTGAAAGAGTATCACGCGTAG